The following proteins are co-located in the Micromonospora coriariae genome:
- the rpsL gene encoding 30S ribosomal protein S12 has translation MPTIQQLVRKGRQAKTSKTKTPALKGSPQRRGVCTRVYTTTPKKPNSALRKVARVKLSSQIEVTAYIPGVGHNLQEHSIVLVRGGRVKDLPGVRYKIVRGSLDTQGVRNRKQARSRYGAKKEKS, from the coding sequence GTGCCCACGATCCAGCAGCTGGTCCGAAAGGGCCGCCAGGCGAAGACGAGCAAGACCAAGACCCCGGCGCTGAAGGGTTCCCCTCAGCGGCGCGGCGTGTGCACCCGCGTGTACACCACCACCCCGAAGAAGCCGAACTCGGCGCTGCGCAAGGTCGCTCGTGTGAAGCTCAGCAGCCAGATCGAGGTGACCGCCTACATCCCGGGCGTCGGTCACAACCTGCAGGAGCACTCGATCGTGCTCGTTCGCGGCGGCCGGGTGAAGGACCTCCCCGGCGTGCGTTACAAGATCGTTCGCGGCTCGCTGGACACCCAGGGTGTCCGCAACCGCAAGCAGGCGCGCAGCCGTTACGGCGCGAAGAAGGAGAAGAGCTGA
- the rpsG gene encoding 30S ribosomal protein S7 encodes MPRKGPAPRRPLVADPVYNSPLVTQLVNKILLRGKRQLAESIVYAALEGCREKSGTDPVVTLKRAMDNVKPTLEVRSRRVGGATYQVPVEVRPTRATTLGLRWLVTYSRARREKTMVERLMNELLDASNGLGAAVKRREDTHKMAESNKAFAHYRW; translated from the coding sequence ATGCCGCGTAAGGGACCCGCTCCGCGGCGGCCGCTGGTCGCTGACCCGGTGTACAACTCGCCGCTGGTCACCCAGCTGGTGAACAAGATCCTGCTGCGCGGCAAGCGTCAGCTCGCCGAGTCGATCGTGTACGCGGCCCTCGAGGGCTGCCGCGAGAAGTCCGGCACCGACCCGGTCGTCACCCTCAAGCGGGCGATGGACAACGTGAAGCCGACCCTCGAGGTGCGTAGCCGTCGTGTCGGTGGCGCCACCTACCAGGTTCCGGTCGAGGTTCGCCCCACCCGGGCGACCACGCTGGGCCTGCGCTGGCTGGTCACGTACTCCCGCGCCCGGCGTGAGAAGACCATGGTCGAGCGGCTGATGAACGAGCTGCTGGACGCGAGCAACGGCCTCGGTGCCGCCGTCAAGCGGCGCGAGGACACGCACAAGATGGCCGAGTCCAACAAGGCCTTCGCGCACTACCGCTGGTAA
- the fusA gene encoding elongation factor G, with product MAAADALANVRNIGIMAHIDAGKTTTTERILFYTGITYKIGEVHEGAAVMDWMEQEQERGITITSAATKCEWKGHTIQIIDTPGHVDFTVEVERSLRVLDGAVAVYDGVAGVEPQTENVWRQADKYNVPRMCFVNKLDRTGADFFRCVQMMIDRLNATPLVLQIPIGLEGDHIGVVDLIGMRALTWRGETQKGDDYAVEEIPAELADSAAEWREKLMETLADVDDAVMEKYLEGDEVSVEEIKAAIRRATIAGKANPVLCGSAFKNKGVQPMLDAVIDFLPSPLDVPAIEGTATDGETPLIRKPSKSEPFSGLAFKIQTDKHLGKLTYVRVYSGLLESGSQVVNSTKDRKERIGKIYQMHANKREERASAQAGDIIAVQGLKQTTTGDTLSDPANPVILESMTFPEPVISVAIEPKTKSDQEKLGTAIQRLAEEDPTFRVRLDEETGQTVISGMGELHLDILVDRMRREFNVEANVGKPQVAYRETIRRKVDKVEYTHKKQTGGSGQYARVIVSIEPLPLDNDSPTYEFANAVSGGRIPREFIPSVDAGAQDAMQYGILAGFPLVGVKLTLLDGQYHEVDSSEMAFKIAGSMVMKDAARKADPALLEPMMAVEVTTPEENMGDVIGDLNSRRGLIQAMEERSGARIVRALVPLSEMFGYVGDLRSKTQGRASYSMQFDSYAEVPQNVAKEIIAKATGE from the coding sequence GTGGCCGCCGCAGACGCGCTCGCCAACGTACGCAACATCGGCATCATGGCGCACATCGATGCCGGTAAGACCACGACCACCGAGCGGATCCTGTTCTACACCGGCATCACGTACAAGATCGGTGAGGTCCACGAGGGCGCTGCCGTCATGGACTGGATGGAGCAGGAGCAGGAGCGTGGTATCACCATCACCTCCGCTGCTACCAAGTGTGAGTGGAAGGGCCACACGATCCAGATCATCGACACGCCCGGCCACGTCGACTTCACGGTCGAGGTCGAGCGGTCGCTGCGGGTGCTGGATGGTGCGGTCGCTGTCTACGACGGTGTCGCCGGCGTGGAGCCGCAGACGGAGAACGTCTGGCGGCAGGCCGACAAGTACAACGTCCCGCGGATGTGCTTCGTCAACAAGCTCGACCGGACCGGCGCCGACTTCTTCCGCTGCGTGCAGATGATGATCGACCGGCTCAACGCCACCCCGCTGGTGCTCCAGATCCCGATCGGGCTCGAGGGCGACCACATCGGCGTCGTCGACCTGATCGGCATGCGCGCGCTCACCTGGCGTGGGGAGACCCAGAAGGGTGACGACTACGCGGTCGAGGAGATTCCGGCCGAGCTGGCCGACTCCGCGGCCGAGTGGCGCGAGAAGCTGATGGAGACCCTCGCCGACGTCGACGACGCGGTGATGGAGAAGTACCTGGAAGGCGATGAGGTCTCCGTCGAGGAGATTAAGGCCGCCATCCGGCGCGCCACCATCGCCGGCAAGGCCAACCCGGTGCTCTGCGGCTCGGCGTTCAAGAACAAGGGCGTCCAGCCGATGCTCGACGCCGTGATCGACTTCCTGCCGTCGCCGCTGGACGTTCCGGCGATCGAGGGTACGGCCACCGACGGCGAGACCCCGCTGATTCGGAAGCCGTCCAAGTCGGAGCCGTTCTCCGGACTGGCTTTCAAGATCCAGACGGACAAGCACCTGGGCAAGCTCACCTACGTCCGGGTCTACTCCGGCCTGCTCGAATCCGGCTCCCAGGTGGTCAACTCCACCAAGGACCGCAAGGAGCGGATCGGCAAGATCTACCAGATGCACGCCAACAAGCGGGAAGAGCGTGCGTCGGCGCAGGCCGGCGACATCATCGCGGTGCAGGGCCTCAAGCAGACCACCACCGGCGACACGCTCTCCGACCCGGCGAACCCGGTGATCCTGGAGTCGATGACCTTCCCGGAGCCGGTCATCTCGGTGGCGATCGAGCCGAAGACCAAGTCCGACCAGGAGAAGCTGGGCACCGCCATCCAGCGGCTGGCCGAGGAGGACCCGACCTTCCGCGTCCGGCTGGACGAGGAGACCGGTCAGACGGTCATCTCCGGCATGGGCGAGCTGCACCTGGACATCCTGGTCGACCGGATGCGGCGCGAGTTCAACGTCGAGGCCAACGTCGGCAAGCCGCAGGTGGCGTACCGCGAGACCATCCGCCGCAAGGTGGACAAGGTCGAGTACACCCACAAGAAGCAGACCGGTGGTTCCGGCCAGTACGCGCGGGTCATCGTGAGCATCGAGCCGCTGCCGCTGGACAACGACTCGCCGACCTACGAGTTCGCGAACGCCGTCAGCGGTGGCCGCATCCCCCGGGAGTTCATCCCGTCGGTGGACGCGGGCGCGCAGGACGCGATGCAGTACGGCATTCTCGCCGGCTTCCCGCTGGTCGGTGTCAAACTGACCCTGCTGGACGGCCAGTACCACGAGGTCGACTCGTCGGAAATGGCATTCAAGATCGCCGGCTCGATGGTGATGAAGGACGCGGCCCGCAAGGCCGACCCGGCGTTGCTCGAGCCGATGATGGCCGTTGAGGTCACCACTCCTGAGGAGAACATGGGTGACGTCATCGGCGACCTCAACTCCCGCCGCGGCCTGATCCAGGCGATGGAGGAGCGCAGTGGCGCCCGCATCGTGAGGGCTCTGGTGCCGTTGTCGGAGATGTTCGGCTACGTCGGCGACCTGCGGTCGAAGACCCAGGGCCGGGCTAGCTACAGCATGCAGTTCGACTCCTACGCCGAGGTTCCGCAGAACGTCGCGAAGGAAATCATCGCCAAGGCAACGGGCGAGTAA
- the tuf gene encoding elongation factor Tu, protein MAKAKFERTKPHVNIGTIGHIDHGKTTLTAAITKVLHDQYPDLNPYTPFDEIDKAPEEKARGITISIAHVEYQTEARHYAHVDCPGHADYIKNMITGAAQMDGAILVVAATDGPMPQTREHVLLARQVGVPYIVVALNKSDMVDDEELLELVELEVRELLSAQEYPGDDLPVVRVSALKALEGDPEWTGKLLDLMTAVDTAIPQPERETEKPFLMPIEDVFTITGRGTVVTGRAERGILKPNEEVELVGIREKSQKTVCTGIEMFRKLLDEARAGENVGLLLRGIKREDVERGMVVVKPGTTTPHTEFEATVYILSKEEGGRHTPFFQNYRPQFYFRTTDVTGVVTLPEGTEMVMPGDNTTMAVKLIQPIAMEENLKFAIREGGRTVGAGFVTKIIK, encoded by the coding sequence GTGGCGAAGGCGAAGTTCGAGCGGACTAAGCCGCACGTCAACATCGGCACCATTGGTCACATCGACCACGGTAAGACGACGCTGACGGCGGCCATCACCAAGGTCCTGCACGACCAGTACCCCGACCTGAACCCTTACACGCCGTTCGACGAGATCGACAAGGCGCCGGAGGAGAAGGCCCGCGGCATCACGATCTCGATCGCGCACGTCGAGTACCAGACCGAGGCGCGGCACTACGCGCACGTCGACTGCCCCGGCCACGCGGACTACATCAAGAACATGATCACCGGTGCCGCGCAGATGGACGGCGCGATCCTGGTGGTCGCGGCGACCGACGGCCCGATGCCGCAGACCCGCGAGCACGTGCTGCTGGCCCGTCAGGTCGGCGTGCCGTACATCGTCGTGGCGCTCAACAAGAGCGACATGGTCGACGACGAGGAGCTCCTGGAGCTCGTCGAGCTCGAGGTCCGCGAGCTGCTCTCGGCGCAGGAGTACCCGGGTGACGACCTGCCGGTCGTGCGGGTCTCGGCGCTGAAGGCCCTCGAGGGTGACCCCGAGTGGACCGGCAAGCTCCTGGACCTGATGACCGCGGTCGACACCGCGATCCCGCAGCCGGAGCGCGAGACCGAGAAGCCGTTCCTCATGCCGATCGAGGACGTCTTCACGATCACCGGTCGTGGCACCGTCGTCACCGGTCGCGCGGAGCGCGGCATCCTCAAGCCGAACGAGGAGGTGGAGCTCGTCGGTATCCGCGAGAAGTCGCAGAAGACGGTCTGCACCGGCATCGAGATGTTCCGCAAGCTGCTCGACGAGGCCCGCGCGGGCGAGAACGTCGGTCTGCTGCTGCGTGGCATCAAGCGCGAGGACGTCGAGCGCGGCATGGTGGTCGTCAAGCCGGGCACCACGACCCCGCACACGGAGTTCGAGGCGACGGTCTACATCCTCTCCAAGGAGGAGGGCGGCCGGCACACCCCGTTCTTCCAGAACTACCGTCCGCAGTTCTACTTCCGGACCACGGACGTCACCGGTGTCGTCACGCTCCCCGAGGGCACCGAGATGGTCATGCCGGGTGACAACACCACCATGGCGGTGAAGCTGATCCAGCCCATCGCCATGGAGGAGAACCTCAAGTTCGCGATCCGCGAGGGTGGCCGCACCGTCGGCGCCGGGTTCGTCACCAAGATCATCAAGTGA
- the rpsJ gene encoding 30S ribosomal protein S10, with the protein MAGQKIRIRLKAYDHEVVDSSARKIVETVTRTGAQVAGPVPLPTEINRFCVIRSPHKYKDSREHFEMRTHKRLIDIIDPTPKTVDSLMRLDLPAGVDIEIKL; encoded by the coding sequence ATGGCGGGACAGAAGATCCGCATCCGGCTCAAGGCCTATGACCACGAGGTCGTCGACTCCTCGGCTCGGAAGATCGTCGAGACGGTGACGCGCACCGGGGCGCAGGTCGCGGGCCCGGTGCCGCTGCCCACGGAGATCAACCGTTTCTGCGTTATCCGCTCGCCGCACAAGTACAAGGACTCGCGCGAGCACTTCGAGATGCGCACGCACAAGCGGCTGATCGACATCATCGACCCGACTCCGAAGACGGTCGACTCGCTCATGCGCCTCGACCTGCCGGCTGGCGTCGACATCGAGATCAAGCTGTAG
- the rplC gene encoding 50S ribosomal protein L3: protein MDRQVKGILGAKLGMTQVWDNNRVVPVTVVEAGPCVISQVRSAEKDGYSAVQLAYGIIDPRKVKKPISGHYAKADVAPRRHIVELRTTDAGEYSLGQEVTVEEFPPGVSIDVTGKTKGKGYAGPMKRHGFHGLRASHGVERKHRSPGSIGACATPGRVFKGTRMAGRMGGVRYTVQNLTVQAVDTENNLLLVRGAIPGPKGALVLVRTAAKSKVKKGGAAK, encoded by the coding sequence ATGGACAGGCAAGTCAAGGGGATCCTGGGCGCCAAGCTCGGCATGACCCAGGTCTGGGACAACAACCGTGTTGTTCCCGTGACCGTGGTCGAGGCCGGCCCGTGCGTCATCAGTCAGGTTCGTAGCGCCGAGAAGGACGGTTACTCCGCGGTCCAGCTGGCGTACGGCATCATCGACCCGCGCAAGGTCAAGAAGCCGATCAGCGGGCACTACGCGAAGGCGGACGTGGCGCCGCGCCGGCACATCGTCGAGCTGCGCACCACGGACGCGGGGGAGTACTCGCTCGGCCAGGAGGTCACGGTCGAGGAGTTCCCGCCCGGCGTCTCGATCGACGTCACTGGCAAGACCAAGGGCAAGGGCTACGCCGGCCCGATGAAGCGGCACGGCTTCCACGGTCTGCGCGCCAGCCACGGTGTCGAGCGCAAGCACCGCTCGCCCGGCTCCATCGGCGCCTGCGCCACTCCGGGTCGTGTCTTCAAGGGCACCCGGATGGCCGGCCGGATGGGTGGCGTGCGGTACACCGTGCAGAACCTCACCGTCCAGGCGGTCGACACCGAGAACAACCTGCTGCTCGTCCGGGGTGCCATTCCTGGTCCCAAGGGCGCGCTGGTTCTGGTCCGTACCGCGGCCAAGAGCAAGGTGAAGAAGGGCGGTGCGGCCAAGTGA
- the rplD gene encoding 50S ribosomal protein L4 produces MTTVDVRTVEGSTSGSVELPADIFDVQANVALMHQVVVAQLAAARQGTHKTKTRGEVAGGGKKPYKQKGTGRARQGSIRAPQFAGGGVVHGPVPRDYSQRTPKKMKAAALRGALSDRARAGQVHVVEAFVSGEKPSTKAALATLTKLTEARRVLVVLSSTDELNWVSLRNEPRVHLIESGQLNTYDVLVADDVVFTKDALDEFLGVPAETTEEGGK; encoded by the coding sequence GTGACCACCGTTGACGTGCGCACCGTCGAAGGCAGCACCAGCGGCTCCGTCGAGCTGCCGGCTGACATCTTCGACGTGCAGGCCAACGTCGCGCTGATGCACCAGGTCGTGGTGGCCCAGCTCGCGGCGGCCCGACAGGGCACGCACAAGACCAAGACCCGCGGCGAGGTCGCCGGCGGCGGCAAGAAGCCGTACAAGCAGAAGGGCACCGGTCGCGCCCGGCAGGGCTCGATCCGCGCGCCGCAGTTCGCCGGCGGTGGCGTGGTGCACGGTCCCGTGCCGCGCGACTACAGCCAGCGGACCCCGAAGAAGATGAAGGCCGCCGCGCTGCGGGGTGCCCTCTCCGACCGGGCCCGCGCCGGGCAGGTGCACGTCGTCGAGGCGTTCGTCTCGGGCGAGAAGCCGTCGACCAAGGCGGCCCTGGCCACGCTGACCAAGCTCACCGAGGCCCGTCGGGTCCTGGTCGTGCTGAGCAGCACCGACGAGCTGAACTGGGTGTCGCTGCGCAACGAGCCGCGGGTGCACCTGATCGAGTCCGGCCAGCTGAACACGTATGACGTGCTGGTGGCCGACGACGTGGTCTTCACCAAGGACGCCCTGGACGAGTTCCTGGGCGTGCCCGCCGAGACCACCGAGGAGGGTGGCAAGTGA
- the rplW gene encoding 50S ribosomal protein L23, giving the protein MSTIADPRDIIVAPVVSEKSYSELNRNWYTFLVHPDANKTEIKIAIQQIFNVRVLTVNTLNRQGKRKRTKTGFGQRKATKRAIVKLADGDRIEAFGGPVS; this is encoded by the coding sequence GTGAGCACGATCGCCGACCCGCGCGACATCATCGTGGCGCCGGTCGTCTCGGAGAAGAGCTACAGCGAGCTGAACCGGAACTGGTACACCTTCCTGGTGCACCCGGACGCGAACAAGACCGAGATCAAGATCGCTATCCAGCAGATCTTCAACGTCCGCGTCCTGACGGTCAACACGCTCAACCGCCAGGGTAAGCGCAAGCGCACCAAGACCGGCTTCGGTCAGCGCAAGGCGACCAAGCGGGCGATCGTGAAGCTGGCTGACGGTGACCGCATCGAGGCCTTCGGCGGCCCGGTCAGCTGA
- the rplB gene encoding 50S ribosomal protein L2 has protein sequence MAIRKYKPTTPGRRGSSVADFAEITRSTPEKSLLAPLPKKGGRNAHGRITTRHHGGGHKRQYRLIDFKRVDKDGVPAKVAHIEYDPNRTARIALLHYADGEKRYIIAPKDMKQGDRVESGPGADIKPGNNLPLRNIPVGTTIHNVELRPGGGAKLARSAGVGIQLLGREGAYATLRMPSGEIRRVDVRCRASVGEIGNADQSNINWGKAGRMRWKGKRPTVRGVAMNPVDHPHGGGEGKTSGGRHPVNPQGKPEGRTRRKGQPSDRLIVRRRYATRKRG, from the coding sequence ATGGCTATCCGTAAGTACAAGCCGACGACGCCGGGCCGACGTGGCTCCAGCGTTGCCGACTTCGCCGAGATCACCCGGTCCACGCCGGAGAAGTCGCTGCTGGCTCCGCTGCCGAAGAAGGGCGGGCGTAACGCCCACGGCCGGATCACCACGCGGCACCACGGTGGCGGTCACAAGCGCCAGTACCGTCTGATCGACTTCAAGCGGGTCGACAAGGACGGCGTGCCGGCGAAGGTCGCTCACATCGAGTACGACCCGAACCGCACGGCGCGCATCGCGCTGCTGCACTACGCCGACGGCGAGAAGCGGTACATCATCGCGCCGAAGGACATGAAGCAGGGCGACCGCGTCGAGTCCGGCCCGGGCGCCGACATCAAGCCGGGTAACAACCTGCCGCTGCGCAACATCCCGGTCGGTACCACCATCCACAACGTGGAGCTGCGTCCGGGTGGCGGGGCCAAGCTGGCCCGTTCCGCCGGCGTCGGCATCCAGCTGCTCGGCCGTGAGGGCGCGTACGCGACCCTGCGTATGCCGTCCGGCGAGATCCGGCGGGTGGACGTGCGCTGCCGCGCCAGCGTCGGCGAGATCGGCAACGCCGATCAGTCGAACATCAACTGGGGTAAGGCCGGCCGTATGCGGTGGAAGGGCAAGCGCCCGACCGTCCGTGGTGTCGCCATGAACCCGGTCGACCACCCGCACGGTGGTGGTGAGGGTAAGACCTCCGGTGGTCGCCACCCGGTCAACCCGCAGGGTAAGCCCGAGGGCCGCACCCGCCGTAAGGGCCAGCCGAGTGACCGGCTGATCGTCCGCCGTCGCTACGCCACGCGTAAGCGCGGCTGA
- the rpsS gene encoding 30S ribosomal protein S19 encodes MPRSLKKGPFVDDHLLKKVEVQNDKGSKNVIKTWSRRSTIIPEMLGHTIAVHDGRKHVPVFVTEAMVGHKLGEFALTRTFKGHEKDDRKSRRR; translated from the coding sequence ATGCCTCGCAGCCTGAAGAAGGGCCCGTTCGTAGACGACCACCTGCTCAAGAAGGTGGAAGTCCAGAACGACAAGGGCTCGAAGAACGTGATCAAGACCTGGTCGCGGCGCTCGACGATCATCCCGGAGATGCTCGGGCACACGATCGCGGTGCACGACGGACGCAAGCACGTCCCGGTGTTCGTGACCGAGGCGATGGTCGGGCACAAGCTCGGCGAGTTCGCGCTGACCCGCACGTTCAAGGGTCACGAGAAGGACGACCGGAAGAGCCGTCGGCGCTGA
- the rplV gene encoding 50S ribosomal protein L22 — protein MPGKGDAPVLPGARAVARHVRISPMKARRVVNLVRGLPAKEALTVLQFAPQAASEQVYKVLASAIANAENNERLDPDALLVSEAFVDEGPTMKRFQPRAQGRAYRIRKRTCHITVAVEAVAPAAPRKAAAKKAAPATQAAPAEAQSKTEDAE, from the coding sequence ATGCCAGGAAAGGGCGACGCTCCGGTGCTTCCGGGCGCGCGGGCGGTTGCGCGGCACGTGCGCATCTCGCCGATGAAGGCGCGCCGGGTGGTCAACCTCGTCCGCGGCCTGCCCGCGAAGGAGGCGCTCACGGTGCTGCAGTTCGCGCCGCAGGCTGCGAGCGAGCAGGTGTACAAGGTGCTCGCTAGCGCGATCGCCAACGCGGAGAACAACGAGCGGCTGGACCCCGACGCGCTGCTCGTCAGCGAGGCGTTCGTGGACGAGGGCCCGACGATGAAGCGGTTCCAGCCGCGGGCGCAGGGCCGGGCGTACCGGATCCGCAAGCGCACCTGCCACATCACCGTGGCGGTCGAGGCGGTCGCGCCGGCAGCGCCGAGGAAGGCCGCGGCGAAGAAGGCCGCCCCGGCCACGCAGGCCGCACCGGCCGAAGCGCAGAGCAAGACGGAGGACGCCGAGTAA
- the rpsC gene encoding 30S ribosomal protein S3, whose protein sequence is MGQKVHPTGFRLGISTDWKSRWFADKLYKDYVGEDVKIRRMMSKGLERAGISKVDIERTRDRVRVDIHTARPGIVIGRKGAEADRIRGELEKLTGKQVQLNIIEVKNPESDAQLVAQGVAEQLSSRVSFRRAMRKAMQSAMKNPVVKGIRVQVSGRLGGAEMSRTEFYREGRVPLHTLRANIEYGFFEARTTFGRIGVKVWIYKGDAVPGREAPAEAGPSRPRRGERGDRPERPRRGRSGSSGTTAGGTEAGRAAATTIAQQAETPSGEPVDSAAVAAAAAPAETQQEG, encoded by the coding sequence ATGGGTCAGAAGGTTCACCCCACTGGGTTCCGGCTCGGCATCTCGACCGACTGGAAGTCCCGCTGGTTCGCGGACAAGCTCTACAAGGACTACGTCGGCGAGGATGTCAAGATCCGCCGCATGATGTCCAAGGGCCTCGAGCGCGCCGGCATCTCCAAGGTCGACATCGAGCGCACCCGCGACCGGGTCCGGGTCGACATCCACACCGCCCGGCCGGGCATCGTCATCGGCCGTAAGGGTGCGGAGGCCGACCGGATCCGCGGCGAGCTCGAGAAGCTCACCGGCAAGCAGGTGCAGCTGAACATCATCGAGGTGAAGAACCCCGAGTCGGACGCGCAGCTCGTCGCGCAGGGCGTGGCCGAGCAGCTGTCCAGCCGGGTCAGCTTCCGTCGGGCGATGCGCAAGGCCATGCAGTCCGCGATGAAGAACCCGGTCGTCAAGGGCATCCGTGTGCAGGTCTCGGGTCGTCTCGGCGGCGCCGAGATGAGCCGGACCGAGTTCTACCGCGAGGGCCGGGTTCCGCTGCACACGCTGCGGGCCAACATCGAGTACGGCTTCTTCGAGGCCCGTACCACGTTCGGCCGGATCGGCGTGAAGGTCTGGATCTACAAGGGCGACGCCGTCCCGGGCCGGGAGGCTCCGGCCGAGGCCGGTCCGTCCCGCCCGCGTCGTGGTGAGCGCGGCGACCGTCCCGAGCGTCCGCGCCGTGGCCGGTCGGGTTCGTCCGGCACGACGGCTGGTGGCACCGAGGCTGGCCGGGCTGCCGCGACCACCATCGCGCAGCAGGCCGAGACGCCGAGTGGCGAGCCGGTGGACAGCGCAGCTGTCGCCGCCGCGGCTGCTCCGGCAGAAACGCAGCAGGAGGGCTGA
- the rplP gene encoding 50S ribosomal protein L16: protein MLMPRKPPKGFRKPHHPDRSGASKGGNRVVFGEFGIQALEPAYVTNRQIESARIAMTRHIKRGGKVWITIFPDQALTKKPAETRMGSGKGSPEWWVANVKPGRVLFEMSFPNEQIAREAMRRAIHKLPMKCRIVTREVGES, encoded by the coding sequence ATGCTGATGCCGCGCAAGCCCCCGAAGGGCTTCCGCAAGCCGCACCACCCGGACCGCAGTGGCGCGTCCAAGGGTGGTAACCGGGTGGTGTTCGGCGAGTTCGGGATCCAGGCTCTCGAGCCGGCGTACGTGACCAACCGCCAGATCGAGTCGGCGCGTATCGCGATGACCCGTCACATCAAGCGTGGCGGCAAGGTCTGGATCACGATCTTCCCGGACCAGGCCCTCACCAAGAAGCCGGCCGAAACCCGGATGGGTTCCGGCAAGGGCTCGCCCGAGTGGTGGGTCGCCAACGTCAAGCCGGGGCGGGTTCTCTTCGAGATGTCCTTCCCCAACGAGCAGATCGCGCGAGAGGCCATGCGTCGCGCGATCCACAAGCTCCCGATGAAGTGCCGCATTGTTACGCGCGAAGTGGGTGAATCCTGA
- the rpmC gene encoding 50S ribosomal protein L29, with protein MAAGVKATELRELSEEELVTKLREAKAELFNLRVQAATGQLDNNRRLQVIRREIARIYTIMRERELGLSAAPTEVTAS; from the coding sequence ATGGCAGCGGGCGTTAAGGCGACCGAGCTGCGTGAGCTCTCCGAAGAGGAGCTGGTCACGAAGCTGCGGGAGGCCAAGGCGGAGCTGTTCAACCTCCGCGTGCAGGCCGCAACCGGGCAGCTGGACAACAACCGGCGGCTGCAGGTCATCCGTCGGGAGATCGCCCGGATCTACACGATCATGCGTGAGCGTGAGCTGGGGCTCTCGGCCGCGCCGACTGAGGTGACTGCATCATGA
- the rpsQ gene encoding 30S ribosomal protein S17 gives MTDENTTATVRARRKVREGLVVSDKMDKTVVVEVEDRVRHALYGKIMRRTSKLKVHDEQNAAGTGDRVLIMETRPLSATKRWRIVEILEKAK, from the coding sequence ATGACCGACGAGAACACGACCGCCACCGTGCGGGCTCGCCGCAAGGTCCGTGAGGGCCTCGTGGTGAGCGACAAGATGGACAAGACCGTCGTGGTCGAGGTCGAGGACCGGGTCAGGCACGCGCTGTACGGCAAGATTATGCGCCGGACCAGCAAGCTGAAGGTCCACGACGAGCAGAACGCCGCCGGCACCGGCGACCGGGTCCTGATCATGGAGACCCGGCCGCTGAGCGCCACCAAGCGTTGGCGGATCGTGGAGATCCTGGAAAAGGCCAAGTAG
- the rplN gene encoding 50S ribosomal protein L14 — protein MIQQESRLRVADNTGAREILCIRVLGGSGRRYASIGDVIVATVKDAIPGAGVKKGDVVKAVIVRTAKEKRRPDGSYIRFDENAAVIIKDGGDPRGTRIFGPVGRELRDKRFMKIISLAPEVL, from the coding sequence GTGATTCAGCAGGAGTCGCGACTGCGCGTCGCCGACAACACGGGTGCTCGGGAGATCCTGTGCATCCGGGTTCTCGGTGGCTCCGGTCGGCGCTACGCGAGCATCGGCGACGTCATCGTGGCCACCGTCAAGGACGCGATCCCGGGTGCCGGTGTGAAGAAGGGCGACGTCGTCAAGGCGGTCATCGTCCGCACGGCCAAGGAGAAGCGGCGGCCGGACGGCTCGTACATCCGCTTCGACGAGAACGCCGCCGTCATCATCAAGGACGGCGGGGACCCGCGCGGTACCCGCATCTTCGGCCCGGTGGGCCGGGAGCTGCGGGACAAGCGGTTCATGAAGATTATTTCCCTCGCGCCGGAGGTGTTGTGA
- the rplX gene encoding 50S ribosomal protein L24: MTVKVKKGDTVVVIAGKDKGAKGKVIQAYPRQDKVLVEGVNRVKKHTRISTTQRGAKTGGIVTQEAPIHVSNVQVLDSDGKPTRVGYRIDDNGQKVRIARSTGKDL; this comes from the coding sequence GTGACCGTGAAGGTCAAGAAGGGCGACACGGTCGTCGTCATCGCCGGCAAGGACAAGGGTGCCAAGGGCAAGGTCATTCAGGCCTACCCGCGGCAGGACAAGGTCCTGGTCGAGGGCGTGAACCGGGTCAAGAAGCACACCCGCATCAGCACCACCCAGCGTGGCGCCAAGACCGGCGGCATCGTCACCCAGGAGGCCCCGATCCACGTCTCGAACGTGCAGGTCCTGGACTCCGACGGCAAGCCGACCCGCGTCGGTTACCGGATCGACGACAACGGCCAGAAGGTCCGCATCGCGCGTAGCACCGGTAAGGACCTGTGA